In a genomic window of Cuculus canorus isolate bCucCan1 chromosome 4, bCucCan1.pri, whole genome shotgun sequence:
- the TRPC3 gene encoding short transient receptor potential channel 3 isoform X1 — MSSKSRKSKEQGRVSFPPQQQEEEEEEEAEEEEQQRWRRGWRGVNGGPEPPPLHRAVKTLREPYGYYSPPPFAGTMYIEGSPSLRRMTMMREKGRRQAIRGPAFMFNNRGTSLTAEEERFLDAAEYGNIPVVRKMLEESKTLNVNCVDYMGQNALQLAVGNEHLEVTELLLKKENLARIGDALLLAISKGYIRIVEAILNHPGFSVNKRLTLSPCEQELQDDDFYSYDEDGTRFSPDITPIILAAHCQKYEVVHMLLMKGARIERPHDYFCKCNDCTEKQKHDSFSHSRSRINAYKGLASPAYLSLSSEDPVLTALELSNELAKLANIEKEFKNDYRKLSMQCKDFVVGVLDLCRDSEEVEAILNGDLNSEPVEAQRHRASLSRVKLAIKYEVKKFVAHPNCQQQLLTIWYENLSGLREQTIAIKCLVVLVVALGLPFLAIGYWIAPCSRLGRILRSPFMKFVAHAASFIIFLGLLVFNASDRFEGITTLPNVTVTDYPKQIFRVKTTQFTWTEMLIMVWVLGMMWSECKELWLEGPREYILQLWNVLDFGMLSIFIAAFTARLLAFLQATKAQQYVDNYIEESDLSEVTLPPEIEYFTYARDKWLPSDPQIISEGLYAIAVVLSFSRIAYILPANESFGPLQISLGRTVKDIFKFMVLFIMVFLAFMIGMFILYSYYLGAKLNPAFTTVEESFKTLFWSIFGLSEVTSVVLKYDHKFIENIGYVLYGIYNVTMVVVLLNMLIAMINSSYQEIEDDSDVEWKFARSKLWLSYFDDGKTLPPPFSLVPSPKSFFYFIMRIINFSKCRRRRLQKDIEMGMGNSKSRLNLFTQSNSRVFESHSFNSILNQPTRYQQIMKRLIKRYVLKAQVDKENDEVNEGELKEIKQDISSLRYELLEDKSQATEELAILIHKLSEKLNPNMLRCE, encoded by the exons GTACATTGAAGGAAGCCCATCTCTGAGACGCATGACCATgatgagggaaaagggaaggcgGCAGGCCATTAGAGGCCCAGCGTTCATGTTCAACAACAGGGGTACTAGCCTCACGGCTGAAGAAGAGCGCTTTCTAGATGCAGCAGAGTATGGGAACATACCTGTGGTGCGCAAAATGCTGGAGGAGTCAAAAACACTGAATGTCAACTGTGTTGACTACATGGGCCAAAACGCCTTGCAGCTTGCTGTAGGGAATGAACATTTGGAAGTGACAgaacttctgttaaaaaaagagaacttgGCACGGATTGGAGATGCCCTGCTGCTTGCAATCAGCAAGGGCTACATTAGGATAGTAGAAGCAATTTTGAATCATCCTGGGTTTTCAGTAAATAAGCGACTGACTCTGAGCCCCTGTGAGCAGGAGCTCCAGGATGatgatttttattcttatgaCGAAGACGGTACCCGCTTTTCTCCAGATATCACTCCCATAATTTTAGCTGCCCACTGCCAAAAATACGAAGTTGTGCACATGCTGTTGATGAAAGGAGCAAGGATAGAAAGACCTCATGACTATTTCTGCAAATGTAATGACTGtacagagaagcaaaagcaTGATTCTTTCAGTCACTCTAGGTCAAGAATAAATGCATACAAAGGACTGGCTAGTCCGGCTTATCTGTCCCTTTCCAGTGAAGATCCAGTACTCACTGCTCTAGAACTCAGCAATGAACTTGCCAAGTTGGCCAACATCGAAAAAGAATTCAAG AATGACTACCGCAAGCTGTCCATGCAGTGCAAGGATTTTGTTGTCGGTGTTCTTGATCTCTGCCGAGACTCAGAAGAAGTGGAGGCCATTCTGAACGGGGATTTGAATTCAGAGCCAGTTGAAGCGCAGAGACACAGAGCGTCACTGAGCCGTGTGAAGCTGGCTATTAAGTATGAAGTTAAAAAG tttgtAGCCCATCCGAACTGTCAGCAACAGCTACTGACTATCTGGTATGAAAATCTCTCAGGATTACGGGAGCAGACCATAGCTATCAAGTGTCTGGTTGTGCTGGTTGTGGCATTGGGCCTTCCATTTTTGGCCATCGGTTATTGGATTGCACCATGTAGCAGG CTTGGAAGAATTCTTCGAAGCCCATTTATGAAATTTGTGGCACATGCAGCATCCTTCATTATTTTCCTAGGCCTGCTGGTGTTCAATGCTTCAGACAGATTTGAGGGTATAACAACGCTACCGAACGTCACTGTTACTGATTACCCTAAGCAGATCTTTAGAGTGAAGACCACCCAGTTCACTTGGACGGAAATGCTGATCATGGTATGGGTACTTG GTATGATGTGGTCAGAATGCAAAGAGCTGTGGCTGGAAGGACCCAGGGAGTATATTTTGCAATTATGGAATGTTCTGGATTTTGGGATGCTGTCCATCTTCATTGCTGCTTTCACAGCGAGGCTTCTGGCATTCCTGCAGGCCACAAAAGCACAACAATACGTGGACAACTACATTGAGGAGAGTGATCTCTCTGAGGTCACACTTCCTCCAGAAATAGAATATTTTACTTACG CTAGAGATAAATGGCTCCCCTCCGATCCTCAGATAATATCTGAAGGCCTTTATGCAATTGCTGTTGTTCTTAGCTTTTCTCGGATTGCATATATCCTGCCTGCAAATGAGAGTTTTGGGCCCTTGCAGATTTCACTTGGAAGGACTGTTAAGGACATCTTCAAGTTTATGGTCCTCTTTATCATGGTATTTCTTGCATTTATGATTGGAATGTTCATCCTGTATTCCTACTACCTTGGAGCTAAGCTAAACCCAGCTTTTACAAC AGTGGAAGAAAGTTTCAAGACCTTATTTTGGTCAATATTTGGCTTGTCTGAAGTAACCTCTGTTGTCCTCAAATATGATCATAAGTTCATAGAGAACATTGGTTATGTTCTTTACGGCATATACAACGTAACGATGGTGGTAGTTCTCCTCAACATGCTGATTGCTATGATCAACAGTTCATATCAAGAAATTGAG GATGACAGCGATGTAGAGTGGAAGTTTGCTCGTTCTAAACTTTGGTTATCGTATTTCGACGATGGAAAAACATTGCCTCCACCATTCAGTCTCGTACCAAGCCCCAaatcttttttctatttcatcaTGAGGATCATTAACTTTTCTAAGTGCAGGAGGAGACGTCTACAGAAGGATATTGAAATGGGAATGGGCAATTCCAAATCTAGG TTAAACCTTTTCACTCAGTCGAATTCCAGAGTTTTTGAATCACACAGTTTCAACAGCATTCTCAATCAGCCAACACGCTATCAG CAAATAATGAAAAGACTGATAAAACGTTATGTTCTGAAAGCACAAGTGGACAAGGAAAATGATGAAGTAAATGAAG GTGAATTAAAGGAGATCAAACAGGATATCTCCAGTCTTCGCTATGAACTTTTGGAGGATAAGTCCCAAGCGACGGAAGAGTTAGCAATTCTGATCCATAAACTCAGTGAGAAACTAAATCCTAACATGCTGAGATGTGAATGA
- the TRPC3 gene encoding short transient receptor potential channel 3 isoform X2 has translation MTMMREKGRRQAIRGPAFMFNNRGTSLTAEEERFLDAAEYGNIPVVRKMLEESKTLNVNCVDYMGQNALQLAVGNEHLEVTELLLKKENLARIGDALLLAISKGYIRIVEAILNHPGFSVNKRLTLSPCEQELQDDDFYSYDEDGTRFSPDITPIILAAHCQKYEVVHMLLMKGARIERPHDYFCKCNDCTEKQKHDSFSHSRSRINAYKGLASPAYLSLSSEDPVLTALELSNELAKLANIEKEFKNDYRKLSMQCKDFVVGVLDLCRDSEEVEAILNGDLNSEPVEAQRHRASLSRVKLAIKYEVKKFVAHPNCQQQLLTIWYENLSGLREQTIAIKCLVVLVVALGLPFLAIGYWIAPCSRLGRILRSPFMKFVAHAASFIIFLGLLVFNASDRFEGITTLPNVTVTDYPKQIFRVKTTQFTWTEMLIMVWVLGMMWSECKELWLEGPREYILQLWNVLDFGMLSIFIAAFTARLLAFLQATKAQQYVDNYIEESDLSEVTLPPEIEYFTYARDKWLPSDPQIISEGLYAIAVVLSFSRIAYILPANESFGPLQISLGRTVKDIFKFMVLFIMVFLAFMIGMFILYSYYLGAKLNPAFTTVEESFKTLFWSIFGLSEVTSVVLKYDHKFIENIGYVLYGIYNVTMVVVLLNMLIAMINSSYQEIEDDSDVEWKFARSKLWLSYFDDGKTLPPPFSLVPSPKSFFYFIMRIINFSKCRRRRLQKDIEMGMGNSKSRLNLFTQSNSRVFESHSFNSILNQPTRYQQIMKRLIKRYVLKAQVDKENDEVNEGELKEIKQDISSLRYELLEDKSQATEELAILIHKLSEKLNPNMLRCE, from the exons ATGACCATgatgagggaaaagggaaggcgGCAGGCCATTAGAGGCCCAGCGTTCATGTTCAACAACAGGGGTACTAGCCTCACGGCTGAAGAAGAGCGCTTTCTAGATGCAGCAGAGTATGGGAACATACCTGTGGTGCGCAAAATGCTGGAGGAGTCAAAAACACTGAATGTCAACTGTGTTGACTACATGGGCCAAAACGCCTTGCAGCTTGCTGTAGGGAATGAACATTTGGAAGTGACAgaacttctgttaaaaaaagagaacttgGCACGGATTGGAGATGCCCTGCTGCTTGCAATCAGCAAGGGCTACATTAGGATAGTAGAAGCAATTTTGAATCATCCTGGGTTTTCAGTAAATAAGCGACTGACTCTGAGCCCCTGTGAGCAGGAGCTCCAGGATGatgatttttattcttatgaCGAAGACGGTACCCGCTTTTCTCCAGATATCACTCCCATAATTTTAGCTGCCCACTGCCAAAAATACGAAGTTGTGCACATGCTGTTGATGAAAGGAGCAAGGATAGAAAGACCTCATGACTATTTCTGCAAATGTAATGACTGtacagagaagcaaaagcaTGATTCTTTCAGTCACTCTAGGTCAAGAATAAATGCATACAAAGGACTGGCTAGTCCGGCTTATCTGTCCCTTTCCAGTGAAGATCCAGTACTCACTGCTCTAGAACTCAGCAATGAACTTGCCAAGTTGGCCAACATCGAAAAAGAATTCAAG AATGACTACCGCAAGCTGTCCATGCAGTGCAAGGATTTTGTTGTCGGTGTTCTTGATCTCTGCCGAGACTCAGAAGAAGTGGAGGCCATTCTGAACGGGGATTTGAATTCAGAGCCAGTTGAAGCGCAGAGACACAGAGCGTCACTGAGCCGTGTGAAGCTGGCTATTAAGTATGAAGTTAAAAAG tttgtAGCCCATCCGAACTGTCAGCAACAGCTACTGACTATCTGGTATGAAAATCTCTCAGGATTACGGGAGCAGACCATAGCTATCAAGTGTCTGGTTGTGCTGGTTGTGGCATTGGGCCTTCCATTTTTGGCCATCGGTTATTGGATTGCACCATGTAGCAGG CTTGGAAGAATTCTTCGAAGCCCATTTATGAAATTTGTGGCACATGCAGCATCCTTCATTATTTTCCTAGGCCTGCTGGTGTTCAATGCTTCAGACAGATTTGAGGGTATAACAACGCTACCGAACGTCACTGTTACTGATTACCCTAAGCAGATCTTTAGAGTGAAGACCACCCAGTTCACTTGGACGGAAATGCTGATCATGGTATGGGTACTTG GTATGATGTGGTCAGAATGCAAAGAGCTGTGGCTGGAAGGACCCAGGGAGTATATTTTGCAATTATGGAATGTTCTGGATTTTGGGATGCTGTCCATCTTCATTGCTGCTTTCACAGCGAGGCTTCTGGCATTCCTGCAGGCCACAAAAGCACAACAATACGTGGACAACTACATTGAGGAGAGTGATCTCTCTGAGGTCACACTTCCTCCAGAAATAGAATATTTTACTTACG CTAGAGATAAATGGCTCCCCTCCGATCCTCAGATAATATCTGAAGGCCTTTATGCAATTGCTGTTGTTCTTAGCTTTTCTCGGATTGCATATATCCTGCCTGCAAATGAGAGTTTTGGGCCCTTGCAGATTTCACTTGGAAGGACTGTTAAGGACATCTTCAAGTTTATGGTCCTCTTTATCATGGTATTTCTTGCATTTATGATTGGAATGTTCATCCTGTATTCCTACTACCTTGGAGCTAAGCTAAACCCAGCTTTTACAAC AGTGGAAGAAAGTTTCAAGACCTTATTTTGGTCAATATTTGGCTTGTCTGAAGTAACCTCTGTTGTCCTCAAATATGATCATAAGTTCATAGAGAACATTGGTTATGTTCTTTACGGCATATACAACGTAACGATGGTGGTAGTTCTCCTCAACATGCTGATTGCTATGATCAACAGTTCATATCAAGAAATTGAG GATGACAGCGATGTAGAGTGGAAGTTTGCTCGTTCTAAACTTTGGTTATCGTATTTCGACGATGGAAAAACATTGCCTCCACCATTCAGTCTCGTACCAAGCCCCAaatcttttttctatttcatcaTGAGGATCATTAACTTTTCTAAGTGCAGGAGGAGACGTCTACAGAAGGATATTGAAATGGGAATGGGCAATTCCAAATCTAGG TTAAACCTTTTCACTCAGTCGAATTCCAGAGTTTTTGAATCACACAGTTTCAACAGCATTCTCAATCAGCCAACACGCTATCAG CAAATAATGAAAAGACTGATAAAACGTTATGTTCTGAAAGCACAAGTGGACAAGGAAAATGATGAAGTAAATGAAG GTGAATTAAAGGAGATCAAACAGGATATCTCCAGTCTTCGCTATGAACTTTTGGAGGATAAGTCCCAAGCGACGGAAGAGTTAGCAATTCTGATCCATAAACTCAGTGAGAAACTAAATCCTAACATGCTGAGATGTGAATGA